GGGACAATTAGAACTTTTTCTAGCACAGCCTGGTCTTTCTGAATGATAGTTAAAATATTGAAGAGTGCAAGGGAAAGTTGCCCTGTAAATAATTTAAAACTAGAACAGTCTATTTGTAGGTCAAATAGAGTATATATTTTTGGGAAATGCTATTTTGGCACTGCCAGATGGATAACATGCCATTCAATTTAAAAATGGGTTAGTAGGGATTCTGCGACGCAgtgcaatttaaaaatatatattatgccTTACAAATCACGTGCTACACAATTGGACCTTTGTAAAGAGGAGAAGATGACGCAAGGCTGGGCATGAGATGTAGCCTTATTAGCTCTCATGTGGGTTCTTTGGGAGATGAATATGAGAGCTTTGgaatataattttgtatatatgtGGAATAACCTCCaaaattttattagttttggtgCATCCATGAGTGTTCCTGTTTATATGGATCGTTGGTGTTTCCCATAGAGAaccacatttttgtgtaggttcTATACTCGTTTTATACTGCTTGTATATGAGACTTTGTCCCAAATCAATAAATTTGTTACTTCATCCCAAAAAAAAATTATGCTGCACAAAATGTAAATGGTGAGATTTCAGAGTTTTCGCCAAGGCCGGATAAAGTCGCTAGAAAATCTGTTCACAGCCAACAATGAGGGTATGCATAAGTtcctttttgtttgttttttccCTTGGATATGATAAATCTATCCCCAAACCCTCTACCCAAAGGAGGCCATTTTCCACTATGCTTTCTtggtgtttgggggggggggggtcttcccccccccaaaaaaaaaaataaaaaaaaagccaCCATCCCAAGTTTAAGCTTTGCATTTGACCAGGATTTTGAGATGTTTTagaatataaatattttctttggAGAACATTAAGAGGATAGTTGAAGTCTCATATAAAATAGATACAAAAGCCACCTCAAGTCCCCAAGTTTGTGTCGGGATATCTGTGGTCAGGTTATTTAGTTCGCAATGTGCACATGCCTTAGTTCAGCTTGCTTCTACGTCTATTTCAGTGCTCCCCGAGGATTCCTGATCACCTTAATGATATATTACACCTTGATGATTTATCAATTACTCCTtaattttccttttcttctaTTTTGTATAGCTCAATAACCTCCAAAGCATCCAAATGATATTTTTTTTGGGTATTGCTTCAAAAAAGCTTGTATTCTGTTTTTGTGCACTGCAAAAGATTAGTCTGGGGTGATAGGAGGGTGTCTGCTTTTTCTAACTCGTTACTTCAAAACTTGCAATTTCGTTCTCGATGTCAATTTACTGCCTACAAATGGATGTATTTCCAGGTGCCTTCGTTTTTCATCCGCAAGCTGACAACCCAGGTTTTCTCGTTCATCAACATATCACTTTTTAACAGGTATTATTAACTTACAAGTATCTTCTTTTAATCCTTATCCTTTTTCTTTTGTGAAAATAAAGCTTATGATTGTCTTTGCTTTTATGCAAGTCTTTTACTCCGACGAGAGTGTTGCACATTTTCAAATGGAGAATATGTGAAGTCCGGTTTGGCAGAACTAGAAAAATGGATAGTCAATGCAAAAGAAGAGGTATTAAGAAAGACATTCTTTTTCTCCTGTGCATTCTCCAATGTAGATGTTGAACTGACAAAGAAGTACGTGGATGCTGAATGTAGTTTGCAGGTACATCTTGGCATGAACTTAATTATATCAGACAAGCTGTTGGATTTCTGGTAAATGCCATACCTTGCTAAATAGCTCTTTAATATCTGAACGTTTCATTCTGAACTTTAAATTTTATTCGCCGTGACTATCTAGGTAATTCATCAGAAGAGGAAGAAATCACTGGAAGAGATAAGACAGGACCTTTGCCCGGTAAGAGATAATAGCACAACATGTCATTGTGATCTCAATCTTGTTTGCAGACTGAATATCCGAAGTATTTCATCTTGAACAGGCATTGACAATCAGACAAATATATCGAATTAGTACCATGTATTGGGATGACAAGTATGGAACTCAAAGTGTGTCAAATGAGGTAAGTGTTTCAATGCATTTCTCCTAAGTCTTTTTGCCGGGAATGTTTTGGCTCATAGGCTTATGACTTTGTGTACTCTGTAGGTTGTCGCACAGATGAGGGAGATTTTAAACAAGGATTCTCAGAATCTAACATCTAACTCATTTTTGTTGGATGATGATCTGAGGTACGGTTTACTGATATATACTGCTATTCCagcatttttttccttttgaggTATGCCTATCCTAAAACTACTTGTTAATTGTTCTCTGTCAAAGTTGGATATAAATTAGTTTACTGTTCAGTTCTGATGGATATCGTTGATGATTAACAATATCTTAATCATTAGAAGTGATTTTCTAACTAGCAGCTTGTCCAGGTTACACAAATGCTCAATAACATTTAGTTTAGCACACCAAATATTTAAGGATAGCATAAAGAACCAGTTCATAGATCACATCAATATTGCAAATGCCATTCGGTTTGACGTTAATCAAGCCTTTTGCTTAATGAAATATGAGCCCATAAGGTGCAAGCTTCATATCAGTTGCTTGGTGTATGGAGAATTCATTTGATCATTTCCCCGTTGCCTTCGTTAATTATTTGTTGCTGCTTGCAGTATTCCGTTCTTAACAGAAGACATTTATATGGCACTTCCTGAGTTAGATCCTTCACTTATGGAGCTGCCAAAATTCCTATCTGAATATCCATCGGCGTTGCTTATGATACAGCATGCAAAGTAAATTTTCTTTTGGCACGTTCGGAGCTTTTCTTTCTTGTACAACTCCCAGCATTGTCCATTCGCGACATTGCACATAGTGCAACGTCACCAATTCTTGCCTGGGGAAAACTGCATCTGAGGTTGGGAACTGATTCCTGGAGATGCTGGACAAGTTGTCATCCAAAAAGAAAACGCCATCAGATTGTTTACACGGCAGTCTAGGTCTAGAGTAGGATCTGTACAGGCATTAGGTGCAATTACTCAAAAGGCTTCCTATTTTTTCGGAATGCCTCATCTTTTGAGCTCTGTATATCTGTCATGTTGGTTACTTCATTGTTGTATCTTCCTGCCTTTGAAGTTTTCAAGACACTTGCCCATTTTAGAGATGTAGCCATATTTCCTTTACCTCACTAACCATCTCCGTTCCCTGTACAAATGATAGGCTTGTATTTGTTGATGTACATTTAATGTGAATAcccttttgtttttgtttttttaatgtTATGGAAAATATCGAAATCGGTCATGTAACAAATGCAACCATTCAAGTTCTCCTACATTTGTTCCACTCCTCAAGTGTAAATAGCGAGCCAAAGTCTCATACTTCGGCAAGTGTGCTCTTTCTTGCACCTGGTTCCAAGGATTGATGAGTTGCATACTTCATTATGTGATTTGTATAATTGTGCTTCAGTTATTTTTGCCCTAACAGTAGCTTTCTGTATTTATTAACATATTTCATTTGTATACTTATCCATAGGGTCTATTTTAGCTGAAAGATTTCGATAGTCTTAGTACCCATTTAGAAAATGGTTTGTCAATTTAAGATAAAAAATATTGTTTGAAAGGTGGGGTATTTACTTACTATTTGGTTCTCTTTTAATTTTCCTTCCCTTTCATGCGTTGGATTGGACTCAAAGTTACTTTAATGAAGGATCTGTACCAGTATTCCCTTTACTGCAAAATCCTGTTTAGGCATTCTTCTTTCAACACAGCTTCAAATAAATGATGTAACGATTTCTACTTATCTAAGAACAGGCGTAAGGGGCAAACGGTCAACTTTTTGAAAGATTTATTGTCAACCTCTTCGCTACACTGATTCTTAAGATAATCTTACCTCTCATTTTATGTGCTGATGTAACTTAGCGATTAAATAatgattttcttcaatttcttgttTGTGGTAAAAATGTATGTTTTAATCTTTTATTTAGTTTCTTATTATGTTAAATTCATAAAAGTTTAAGAATCGTTTGAACTTTGAAGTCACACTGAAAATCAGAATACTCAACTTTTTATACTTCCTATTTTGGTGGGACAAATAATGTCCTTTAATAGTGACATTTAGTCTTTTGCTTCACGCGAAAAAAATGGTTTTTCCTATCTCCACATCAGGAAAAACAGTGGGGATAAGTTATCTGTTGGCTTTGAGGATTGTCACTTTTAATGTGGGGGTCATTTGTCCAATAAGAAAACTATAAAGCAATATGGGCTCTACATGAGATAAAAAGAAGCAAAGTTAAATCAACTATATCCATTAAggcattgtttttttttttgctaatgcATTGTTGTTGCTATAGGCATGATAGATGTTAGACAGGCTACCAGTAATTTCACCTCATAAAATGTTAATTTAAGGGAACATTCATACCCTCATTTCTCATGTTACTCCCCAAATTTCTCATTCATTCGTTCGTTCATTCATTCTTTTTCACATCTCCCAACATGAAGTGATCAATGAGTTGCAGCGTTAAGTGCGCATATCTACTAAAATATGTAGATGGTTAACTAATTGACATGCTGCGGGAGTGAACAATACCTATGTTATCCAAAGGATGTTAGATGCTTCTATTAACGATGGGCCTTGAGACTTGCTAGCTAAAAGGACAAGAATTCTTGAATCCTCTTGCTAAATAAACCGAACAAGAAATTCTGTTTATACTAGTACGGAAATTCTTGGACAAGAAATTATTCTATATGCTCAAGTTGGCTCATTTTCCACTTTGGTATTACaaccagcagcagcagcagcagcagcaacagcaaCAGTAGTTTCTAATGTAGGACTTGTTGTAACAGAAACAAACTCGCAGTGCTGCAAATCAGCCAAGGAGAATGATCTCCAACCCGAGAAATTCCCACGAGCTAATGGCGATAAACAAAGAGGAGGATTCGATCCATTACAATGGTTGTGGTTGTGGTTGTGGTTGAGGTTGAGGTTGTACTCTTTGAAATGAGGATTAAAGCGCGACACGAAAGGAGCAGATGATCTTGAGGACATTGTGTTAGAATTTGTTGTGTTTTCACTAATGCTGCTAAGTCCTGAACCTGATGATGAACAACAATTCATAGCTGCTGCTAATGCTAGTGTCGTTCTACTTGAATTTGTTACTCTTTTTGAGATTCCACCTCTGTTTTTGTTAGTATCCCAAGCTAAACCACAAGCCAATAAGTTTCTTCTTTTCCTAATATATGCATTTTCTGCCTTTGCCAAGTCTTTTGTTGAGGATGTAGTTGAAGCTTCTCTTAAACTTGTGAATGATTTTGACTTTCCATTATAGAACCTTGAGATACCCTTTCTGCAAAAATCACACATATGTTAATTGGAAATCTAGAGGTAATATTGTTTTCCTTATAACAACCTACTAAAAGAGATGAAAATTACTCCACAAATAATAGCTCATTGAAATCCAGATCTATACAAAATTAGAGCAcataaagaaaaattaattttctagGCATGGATTCCTACTAGAAAGGGTAAATCATGAG
The DNA window shown above is from Nicotiana tomentosiformis chromosome 8, ASM39032v3, whole genome shotgun sequence and carries:
- the LOC104099965 gene encoding protein OXIDATIVE STRESS 3 LIKE 1, which codes for MSVSMIMKKREVEGSSGYMHALSSVCVDQKEKFKEDQRFFCGNNKKMVFYEGKINEEKSLNSCSSSSSIGKNSDISEGSMEKTDDSEEVQSSYKGPLNSMETLEEVLPMRKGISRFYNGKSKSFTSLREASTTSSTKDLAKAENAYIRKRRNLLACGLAWDTNKNRGGISKRVTNSSRTTLALAAAMNCCSSSGSGLSSISENTTNSNTMSSRSSAPFVSRFNPHFKEYNLNLNHNHNHNHCNGSNPPLCLSPLARGNFSGWRSFSLADLQHCEFVSVTTSPTLETTVAVAAAAAAAGCNTKVENEPT